A single Tenacibaculum sp. Bg11-29 DNA region contains:
- a CDS encoding molybdopterin molybdotransferase MoeA, whose translation MTIVQEAKNIILQNTLDFGIEQIPFMESVGRVLKETIVADRDFPPFNRVAMDGIAINYIRFKNGQQSFNIEGIQPAGSKQLSMQSSENCIEVMTGAVLPNNCDTVIRYEDVTIKNGIATITVNSINDKQNIHTKGKDKQQGDLLIKENIVISPAEIGVIATVGKSTIKVAKQPKVMIVSTGDELVDVNEIPLDFQIRRSNVYTLVSLLGKLNIPSETAHITDNKTVLKEKIASYLQEYDVLLFSGAVSKGKFDFLPEVLAELDVEKLFHKVAQRPGKPFWFGISDALNMSGQDVYQDKGNNKAIVFAFPGNPVSTFVNCLVYFYAWYYKSVNIKQHEETAILASDIVFKPNLTYFLQVKLSYRFGHLTATPIKGNGSGDLASLVEADGFIEIPKTEQIEFKSGAVFPVIRYK comes from the coding sequence ATGACAATAGTACAAGAAGCAAAAAATATAATACTACAAAACACTTTAGATTTCGGAATTGAGCAAATTCCGTTTATGGAATCTGTCGGACGCGTTTTAAAAGAAACTATTGTTGCCGATAGAGATTTTCCCCCTTTCAATCGTGTTGCAATGGACGGAATTGCAATTAACTACATCCGTTTTAAAAACGGGCAACAAAGTTTTAATATTGAAGGAATTCAACCTGCAGGAAGCAAGCAATTATCTATGCAAAGTTCAGAAAATTGCATTGAAGTAATGACAGGTGCTGTATTACCAAATAATTGTGATACCGTAATTAGATATGAAGACGTTACTATAAAAAATGGAATTGCAACTATTACTGTTAATAGCATTAATGACAAGCAGAATATTCATACAAAAGGAAAAGACAAACAACAAGGTGATCTTTTAATTAAAGAGAATATCGTTATTTCTCCTGCAGAAATAGGAGTGATTGCTACTGTAGGAAAATCAACAATAAAAGTAGCAAAACAACCTAAGGTAATGATTGTATCTACTGGTGATGAACTCGTAGATGTAAACGAAATTCCTTTAGATTTTCAGATTAGAAGATCTAATGTATACACGCTAGTTTCATTATTAGGTAAATTAAACATTCCTTCAGAAACTGCCCACATAACTGATAATAAAACTGTTCTAAAAGAAAAGATAGCAAGCTATTTACAAGAATATGATGTACTGTTATTTAGCGGAGCTGTAAGTAAAGGAAAATTTGATTTTTTGCCCGAAGTATTAGCTGAACTGGATGTAGAGAAACTGTTTCATAAAGTAGCACAACGTCCAGGCAAACCATTCTGGTTCGGCATCTCAGATGCTTTAAATATGAGTGGACAGGATGTTTATCAGGATAAAGGAAATAATAAGGCAATTGTCTTTGCTTTCCCCGGTAACCCAGTTTCTACTTTTGTAAACTGCTTAGTTTATTTCTATGCTTGGTATTATAAATCTGTAAATATAAAACAACATGAAGAAACTGCTATTTTAGCTAGTGACATTGTATTTAAGCCCAATTTAACATACTTTTTACAAGTGAAATTAAGTTATCGTTTTGGACATTTAACAGCAACTCCAATAAAAGGAAATGGCTCAGGAGACTTGGCTAGCTTAGTAGAAGCAGATGGATTTATAGAAATTCCCAAAACCGAACAAATTGAATTTAAATCAGGAGCTGTTTTTCCTGTAATTAGATATAAATAA
- the moaC gene encoding cyclic pyranopterin monophosphate synthase MoaC, translating into MNNFTHINEKNQPKMVNVSDKKITKRTAIAKATMFLGSEIISHFKNEDLITKKGPVFQTAIIAGIQAVKKTSDIIPMCHPLLINGVDIDINIINNEHIEVFCEVTIEGKTGVEMEALTGASATCLTIYDMCKAISQKMIIKDVKLVEKTGGKSDIKI; encoded by the coding sequence ATGAACAATTTCACACACATAAACGAAAAAAATCAACCTAAAATGGTTAATGTTTCTGATAAAAAAATCACGAAACGAACTGCTATTGCAAAAGCAACCATGTTTTTAGGTTCAGAAATTATTTCTCACTTTAAGAATGAAGATTTAATTACTAAAAAAGGCCCCGTTTTTCAAACTGCTATTATTGCTGGTATTCAAGCTGTAAAAAAGACATCAGATATTATTCCAATGTGTCACCCTTTATTAATTAACGGGGTAGACATTGATATAAACATCATTAACAACGAACATATAGAAGTTTTTTGTGAAGTTACTATCGAAGGGAAAACTGGTGTTGAAATGGAAGCTTTAACAGGTGCATCTGCAACATGTTTAACAATTTATGATATGTGCAAAGCTATCAGTCAAAAAATGATAATTAAAGACGTTAAATTAGTAGAGAAAACTGGAGGTAAGTCAGATATTAAAATCTAA
- a CDS encoding NTP transferase domain-containing protein: MKKHQKHTNISKKHSDNFAPNEVAILGTKCGIIADLVTTVSNKLSNYNLGYFDASHAKDVPKNTFSTYTFHHKGNLQINTNSSINKYEQRLQFYNHDFVFINGNHYQGDKQILILDDEKEASVKKRLEQLTNIQFIIKLNKDTPYFDCLIEKFPNIKNITSYTIDQIEKITNHIKSLIQEHIAPINGLVLIGGKSTRMGTDKAELNYFGKTQKEHVKELLEKCSLPTFFSIQQPSEKDNEIHDVFLNLGPFGGICSAFQQNPNTAWLVMATDIPFVNEEIIKLLLENRDPSKIATTIKGKEKEFPEPLITIYEPKAYGKLLQYLAQGYSCPRKMLINSDVKIVEIDDDFIRNINTPEEFEIASKEIQKNT, from the coding sequence ATGAAAAAACATCAAAAACATACAAATATTTCAAAAAAACACAGCGATAATTTTGCACCTAACGAAGTGGCTATTTTAGGAACAAAATGTGGTATTATAGCTGATTTAGTCACTACCGTTTCTAATAAATTATCGAATTATAACCTTGGATATTTTGATGCTTCACACGCTAAAGATGTTCCGAAAAACACTTTCTCTACGTACACCTTTCATCATAAAGGAAATCTTCAAATAAACACAAATTCATCTATAAATAAATACGAACAGCGATTACAATTTTACAATCACGATTTCGTTTTTATTAATGGAAATCATTACCAAGGTGATAAACAAATTTTAATTTTAGATGATGAAAAAGAAGCTTCAGTAAAAAAACGTTTAGAGCAATTAACCAATATTCAGTTCATCATAAAATTAAATAAAGACACTCCATATTTTGATTGCTTAATAGAAAAATTCCCTAACATTAAAAACATAACTTCTTATACTATCGATCAAATTGAAAAAATTACAAATCACATAAAAAGTTTAATTCAAGAACATATTGCGCCTATAAATGGTTTAGTGTTAATTGGTGGTAAAAGCACCCGAATGGGAACTGACAAAGCCGAATTAAATTATTTTGGTAAAACTCAAAAAGAGCATGTAAAAGAGCTATTAGAAAAATGTTCATTACCTACTTTTTTTTCTATTCAGCAGCCCTCAGAAAAAGATAATGAAATTCATGATGTTTTTTTAAACTTAGGGCCATTTGGCGGAATTTGTTCTGCTTTTCAACAAAACCCTAATACTGCATGGTTAGTCATGGCTACAGATATTCCTTTTGTTAATGAAGAAATTATTAAACTTTTATTAGAAAATAGAGACCCTAGTAAAATAGCAACGACTATTAAAGGAAAAGAAAAAGAGTTTCCAGAGCCACTAATTACCATATACGAACCTAAGGCTTACGGAAAATTATTACAATATTTAGCACAAGGCTATTCTTGCCCTCGTAAAATGTTAATTAATTCTGATGTTAAAATTGTAGAAATTGATGATGATTTTATCAGAAACATTAACACTCCAGAAGAATTTGAAATTGCCTCAAAAGAGATTCAAAAGAATACATAA
- the katG gene encoding catalase/peroxidase HPI: MKKLYLAVAAVSSLLFSCNSEKNHIEGKEKGKCPFGFDKGHKKEQISQTKSNKDWWPNKLDLDVLAQNSALSNPMKKDFNYADEFNKLDYAELKKDLIKLMTESQDWWPADYGHYGPLFIRMAWHSSGTYRTGDGRGGTRMGLQRFAPQNSWPDNGNLDKARRLLWPIKQKYGKKISWADLIILTGNVAIESMGLKTIGFAGGREDVWEPQKDIYWGSEAGWLESRRLDKEGKLDLEVENPLAAVQMGLIYVNPEGPNGKPDPVASAKNIRISFARMGMNDEETVALIAGGHTFGKTHGAGPAENVGASPEAAGIEEQGLGWKSSYKSGKGKDAITSGLEVVWTPTPTRWSHAFLNTLFDNEWELTKSPAGAHQWAAKGVGEVFPDAFDKNKRHRPTMLTSDLALKFDPDYKKACQKFLDNPLSFDEAFAKAWFKLTHRDMGPKSTYLGSAFPQENFIWQDPIPTQKDKSITKTNIQTLKKEILNSGVPHNQLVETAWASASSYRGSDRRGGANGARIRLEPQINWESNNPTQLKKVLAIYEAIQFKFNNTSKDVKVSIADLIVLGGSAVVEEAAKKAGFSIEVPFTPGRMDATQAQTDVASFAVLEPMADGFRNYQKKKYTLTTEELLVDKAQLLTLTAPEMTVLVGGMRALNVSYNASNKGVLTLNSGVLTNDFFVNLLDMNTYWTPISEDKMELEGKDRKTNAVKWVATRADLIFGSNSELRGLAEVYASDDAKEKFVTDFVSAWVKVMNLDRFDLK; the protein is encoded by the coding sequence ATGAAGAAATTATATTTAGCAGTAGCAGCAGTAAGCTCTTTGCTTTTTTCTTGTAATAGTGAAAAAAATCACATTGAAGGAAAAGAAAAAGGAAAGTGTCCGTTTGGTTTTGACAAGGGGCATAAAAAAGAACAAATTTCACAAACTAAATCTAATAAAGATTGGTGGCCAAACAAACTTGACCTAGATGTTCTAGCGCAAAATTCAGCATTGTCAAATCCAATGAAAAAAGACTTTAATTATGCTGATGAGTTCAATAAGTTAGATTATGCAGAATTAAAGAAAGATCTTATAAAGTTAATGACTGAATCTCAGGATTGGTGGCCAGCTGATTATGGTCATTATGGGCCGTTATTTATTCGAATGGCTTGGCACAGTTCAGGAACCTATCGTACGGGAGATGGTAGAGGAGGAACACGTATGGGGTTACAGCGTTTCGCGCCACAGAATAGTTGGCCAGACAATGGAAATTTAGATAAGGCAAGAAGGTTATTATGGCCTATAAAACAAAAATATGGTAAAAAGATTTCTTGGGCTGATTTAATTATTTTAACTGGAAATGTTGCCATTGAATCAATGGGGTTAAAAACCATTGGTTTTGCAGGAGGAAGAGAAGATGTGTGGGAGCCTCAAAAAGATATTTACTGGGGGTCTGAAGCAGGATGGTTAGAGAGTAGACGATTAGATAAAGAGGGTAAATTAGATTTAGAAGTTGAAAATCCTTTAGCTGCTGTACAAATGGGGTTAATTTATGTAAATCCTGAAGGGCCAAACGGGAAACCAGATCCAGTAGCTTCTGCAAAAAATATACGTATATCTTTTGCTAGAATGGGTATGAATGACGAAGAAACTGTAGCTTTAATAGCAGGTGGACATACTTTTGGGAAAACTCATGGGGCAGGTCCAGCAGAAAATGTAGGGGCATCTCCGGAAGCAGCAGGTATTGAAGAACAGGGATTAGGTTGGAAAAGCAGTTACAAATCTGGTAAAGGAAAAGATGCTATTACATCAGGTTTAGAGGTGGTTTGGACACCTACACCAACAAGATGGAGTCATGCTTTTTTAAATACATTATTTGATAATGAATGGGAATTAACTAAAAGTCCTGCTGGTGCTCATCAATGGGCAGCAAAGGGTGTAGGGGAAGTTTTTCCTGATGCTTTTGATAAAAATAAAAGGCATAGACCAACGATGTTAACTTCTGATTTAGCATTAAAATTTGATCCTGATTATAAAAAGGCATGCCAAAAATTCTTAGACAATCCATTGTCTTTTGATGAAGCATTTGCAAAAGCTTGGTTTAAGCTTACGCATAGAGATATGGGACCAAAATCAACATATTTAGGTTCAGCATTTCCACAAGAAAACTTTATTTGGCAAGATCCAATTCCAACACAAAAGGATAAGTCAATTACTAAAACGAATATTCAAACACTAAAAAAAGAAATTCTTAATTCTGGAGTTCCTCATAATCAGTTGGTAGAAACAGCATGGGCATCAGCATCATCTTATAGAGGTTCTGACAGAAGAGGAGGAGCCAATGGAGCACGTATTCGTTTAGAACCACAAATTAATTGGGAAAGTAATAACCCAACTCAATTAAAAAAAGTATTAGCTATTTATGAAGCAATTCAATTTAAATTCAATAATACTTCTAAAGATGTAAAGGTTTCTATTGCAGATTTAATTGTTTTAGGAGGTTCAGCAGTAGTTGAAGAGGCAGCTAAAAAAGCAGGTTTTTCAATAGAAGTACCTTTTACCCCAGGAAGAATGGATGCAACACAAGCGCAAACAGATGTTGCTTCGTTTGCTGTTTTGGAGCCAATGGCAGATGGATTTAGAAATTATCAAAAGAAAAAATATACACTTACAACTGAAGAGTTATTAGTAGATAAAGCGCAATTATTAACTCTAACTGCTCCAGAAATGACAGTTTTGGTTGGAGGGATGCGTGCATTAAATGTAAGTTATAATGCTTCAAACAAAGGTGTTCTTACTTTAAATTCAGGTGTTTTAACAAACGATTTCTTTGTGAACCTTTTAGATATGAATACTTATTGGACTCCCATTTCTGAAGATAAAATGGAGTTAGAAGGTAAAGATAGAAAAACGAATGCAGTTAAGTGGGTAGCTACAAGAGCTGATTTAATTTTTGGTTCTAATTCTGAATTAAGAGGTTTAGCTGAGGTGTATGCAAGTGATGATGCAAAAGAAAAGTTTGTAACTGACTTCGTTAGTGCTTGGGTTAAGGTTATGAATTTAGATAGATTTGATTTAAAATAG
- a CDS encoding ribose-phosphate pyrophosphokinase has product MATDQLSPKIFTCSQSIELAEKIAKEYGVELGNVKTTHFSDGEFQPAFEESIRGRRIFLVGSTFPSADNLMEMLLMCDAAKRASARHITAVMPYFGWARQDRKDKPRVAIGAKLVAKLLEEAGATRIMTMDLHADQIQGFFEKPVDHLFASTVFLPYVKNLQLNNLTIASPDMGGSKRAYAYSKYLESDVVICYKQREKANIISHMELIGDVKGKNVILVDDMIDTGGTLTKAADLMIERGALSVRAICTHPILSGNAYERIQNSQLTELIVSDTIPLKKSVSKIKVVTCATLFADVMHKVHDNTSISGQFLM; this is encoded by the coding sequence ATGGCTACAGATCAATTAAGCCCAAAGATTTTTACTTGTTCCCAAAGTATCGAATTAGCAGAAAAAATTGCTAAAGAATACGGTGTAGAACTTGGTAATGTAAAAACAACGCATTTTAGCGATGGTGAATTTCAACCAGCGTTTGAAGAATCTATACGAGGAAGAAGAATATTTCTTGTTGGCTCAACATTTCCATCAGCAGATAATTTAATGGAAATGTTATTAATGTGTGACGCTGCAAAACGTGCATCTGCTAGACATATTACAGCTGTAATGCCTTATTTCGGATGGGCACGTCAAGACAGAAAAGATAAACCACGTGTAGCTATTGGTGCTAAATTAGTGGCTAAATTACTAGAAGAAGCAGGAGCAACTAGAATTATGACCATGGATTTACATGCTGACCAAATTCAAGGTTTCTTTGAAAAGCCGGTAGATCATTTATTTGCCTCTACTGTTTTTCTACCATATGTAAAAAATCTACAGTTAAACAACCTTACTATTGCTTCTCCTGATATGGGAGGATCAAAAAGAGCATATGCTTATTCTAAATATTTAGAAAGTGATGTTGTAATTTGTTATAAACAACGTGAAAAAGCCAATATCATTTCTCATATGGAATTAATTGGTGATGTAAAAGGTAAAAATGTAATTCTTGTTGATGATATGATTGACACAGGAGGAACTCTTACCAAAGCTGCCGATTTAATGATAGAGAGAGGTGCCTTAAGTGTACGTGCAATTTGTACACACCCAATACTTTCTGGTAATGCATATGAAAGAATTCAAAATTCGCAATTAACGGAACTAATTGTTTCAGATACAATTCCTTTGAAAAAGAGTGTTTCTAAAATAAAAGTAGTAACTTGCGCCACTTTATTCGCTGATGTAATGCATAAAGTGCATGATAATACATCTATTAGCGGACAATTTTTAATGTAA
- a CDS encoding 50S ribosomal protein L25/general stress protein Ctc: MKSITINGSQRESVGKKATKALRNAGKVPCVLYGGDKPVHFSAEEKSFKPLVFTPNVFTASIEIDGKKYSAVLQDIQFHPVTDRVIHVDFYQIFDNKAVTMNIPVKLTGTSPGVLNGGALRFTNRKLKVKALPANLPDFLTADISDLKIGGKLSISSLFNDDYTFLHPDNTVVVQVRTSRNATEEEETEEATEAVAE; encoded by the coding sequence ATGAAATCAATTACAATCAACGGATCACAAAGAGAAAGCGTAGGTAAAAAAGCAACTAAAGCCTTACGTAATGCTGGAAAGGTTCCTTGCGTATTATACGGAGGAGACAAGCCTGTTCACTTTTCAGCAGAAGAAAAATCGTTCAAGCCTTTAGTATTTACTCCTAACGTATTTACTGCTTCGATTGAAATCGATGGTAAAAAATATAGCGCTGTTTTACAAGACATACAATTTCACCCAGTAACAGATAGAGTTATACACGTAGATTTTTATCAGATATTTGATAACAAAGCAGTGACAATGAATATTCCAGTAAAATTAACAGGAACTTCTCCTGGTGTTTTAAATGGAGGTGCTTTACGTTTTACTAATCGTAAATTAAAAGTAAAAGCATTACCAGCTAATTTACCAGATTTTTTAACTGCAGATATTTCAGATTTAAAAATTGGAGGTAAATTATCTATATCATCTTTATTTAATGATGACTATACATTTTTACACCCAGACAATACTGTTGTTGTTCAAGTAAGAACTTCTCGTAATGCTACTGAAGAAGAGGAAACTGAAGAAGCTACTGAAGCTGTTGCAGAATAA
- the pth gene encoding aminoacyl-tRNA hydrolase codes for MKKFLIVGLGNIGEKYDNTRHNIGFKLVDAFVKEHDASFTTEKLGDVAKLKIKGKTVIVLKPSTYMNLSGKAVMYWMQQENIQVENLLVITDDLNIDFGKLRIKPKGSSGGHNGLKDIQDKFNTGAYPRFRFGVGADYGRGRQVDYVLGEWSKNEESEMIERIPTSVKVITSFITAGMANTMNDFNGK; via the coding sequence ATGAAAAAATTTTTAATTGTAGGACTAGGTAATATTGGCGAAAAATATGATAACACACGCCATAATATAGGGTTTAAACTAGTAGATGCTTTTGTAAAAGAGCATGATGCTAGTTTTACAACTGAAAAACTAGGAGATGTTGCCAAATTAAAAATTAAAGGAAAAACTGTAATTGTTTTAAAACCTAGCACCTATATGAATTTAAGCGGAAAGGCTGTTATGTATTGGATGCAACAAGAAAATATTCAAGTAGAAAACTTGTTAGTAATTACAGATGATTTAAATATTGATTTTGGTAAACTACGCATAAAACCTAAGGGAAGTTCAGGTGGACATAACGGATTGAAAGATATTCAGGATAAATTTAATACAGGTGCATACCCGCGTTTTCGTTTTGGTGTTGGTGCCGATTATGGTAGAGGTCGCCAAGTAGATTATGTATTAGGAGAATGGAGTAAAAATGAAGAAAGTGAAATGATTGAGCGCATTCCAACATCAGTTAAAGTAATTACTTCTTTTATTACAGCTGGAATGGCCAATACAATGAACGATTTTAATGGGAAGTAA
- a CDS encoding 6-carboxytetrahydropterin synthase, with translation MSNIRITKQFSFETGHALYGYDGKCKNVHGHSYKLSVTVIGQPIADASNVKFGMVIDFTDLKKVVKEEIVDVFDHATVFNKNTPHVELAKELKDRGHHVILVDYQPTSEMMVIDFVEKIKNRLPKNIKLQAIKLQETDSSFAEWFASDN, from the coding sequence GTGAGCAATATTAGAATTACAAAGCAATTTTCTTTTGAAACAGGTCATGCCTTATATGGATATGACGGAAAATGTAAAAATGTTCATGGTCATAGTTACAAGCTTTCTGTAACTGTTATAGGACAACCGATTGCAGATGCATCAAATGTGAAATTTGGGATGGTTATTGATTTTACAGACCTCAAAAAGGTTGTAAAAGAGGAAATTGTTGATGTTTTTGATCATGCAACAGTTTTTAACAAAAACACGCCACATGTTGAGTTAGCTAAGGAACTAAAAGATAGAGGACATCATGTTATTTTAGTAGATTATCAGCCAACTAGTGAGATGATGGTAATTGATTTTGTAGAAAAAATTAAGAATAGACTTCCTAAAAACATTAAGCTTCAGGCAATTAAATTACAAGAAACAGATTCTAGTTTTGCAGAATGGTTTGCTTCTGATAATTAA
- a CDS encoding enoyl-CoA hydratase/isomerase family protein, which produces MTTTRENGSLYTHIDNNIAIVEFGHPASNSFPSELLRRLANEFDTLSNNDDVAIVVLKSEGDRAFCAGASFDELVAIDTLEEGKQFFAGFANVINAMRCCSKLIVGRVQGKTVGGGVGLAAACDYVLATEHASIKLSEFTIGIGPFVIAPAVERKIGVSGLAELTLDATSWKNAYWAKEKGLYARVFESIGDLDKELAIFTEKLASYNTEALSEMKKVLWKDTEHWQELLAERAEISGKLVLSDATKKALARFKK; this is translated from the coding sequence ATGACTACAACCAGAGAAAACGGAAGTTTATATACTCACATTGATAATAATATTGCGATAGTTGAATTTGGGCATCCAGCAAGTAATTCATTTCCGAGTGAATTGCTAAGACGTTTAGCGAATGAATTTGATACGCTATCAAATAATGATGATGTAGCTATTGTTGTGTTAAAATCGGAAGGTGATCGTGCTTTTTGTGCGGGAGCTTCTTTTGATGAGTTAGTAGCAATTGATACTTTAGAGGAGGGGAAACAATTTTTTGCTGGTTTTGCAAATGTAATTAATGCAATGCGTTGTTGTTCTAAATTGATTGTTGGTCGCGTGCAAGGTAAAACTGTTGGCGGAGGCGTTGGTTTAGCGGCTGCTTGTGATTATGTTTTAGCAACAGAGCATGCTTCTATTAAGCTTTCTGAGTTTACTATAGGTATCGGTCCATTTGTAATTGCACCTGCGGTAGAACGTAAAATAGGTGTTAGTGGTTTAGCAGAATTAACACTAGATGCTACTAGTTGGAAAAATGCGTATTGGGCAAAAGAGAAAGGTTTATATGCACGTGTTTTTGAGTCTATTGGCGATTTAGATAAAGAATTAGCTATTTTTACAGAGAAATTAGCATCGTATAATACAGAAGCATTATCTGAAATGAAAAAAGTGTTGTGGAAAGATACTGAGCACTGGCAAGAGTTATTGGCAGAGAGAGCAGAAATATCAGGTAAATTAGTATTGTCTGACGCTACTAAAAAGGCACTAGCAAGGTTTAAAAAATAA
- a CDS encoding MATE family efflux transporter produces MLQDISFKRINKLAFPALIAGVAEPLLSTTDLAIVGNVNVNATESIAAIGIVGAFLSMLIWVFGQTRSGISSIVSQYIGANKLDEVKNLPAQAIVIVLITSLFILGISYPFTKEIFQFYNASGTILEYSIEYYKIRVFGFPFTLFVIAVFGTFRGLQNTMYPMLIAIIGTVINILLDIVLVYGVEGYIPAMNIKGAAYASVIAQIIMAIVAGYLLLTKTQISLKFTLPFNKEIPRFITMILNLFVRTIALNTALYFATSYAASYGKEYIAAYIIGFNLWLMGAFMIDGYSSAGNILSGKLLGAKSYTTLVKLANNLIIYGLAFGAVLALFGFLFYDYIGSVFIKEQQVLEEFYATFWIILVMQPICSIVFIYDGMFKGMGEMKYLRNVLLLSTAFVFIPVLLILDSLGYKLYAIWIAFFAWIIARGVPLILKFRNTFLSRSQKE; encoded by the coding sequence ATGTTACAAGATATAAGTTTTAAAAGAATTAATAAATTAGCTTTCCCTGCTTTAATCGCAGGAGTTGCAGAGCCTTTATTGTCTACTACAGATTTAGCGATTGTAGGTAATGTAAATGTAAATGCCACTGAAAGTATTGCTGCAATTGGTATTGTTGGCGCTTTTTTGTCGATGCTTATTTGGGTATTCGGGCAAACACGTAGTGGAATTTCATCTATTGTTTCTCAATATATAGGTGCTAATAAATTAGATGAGGTTAAAAATTTACCGGCTCAAGCTATTGTAATCGTATTAATAACGAGTTTGTTTATTTTAGGAATTAGTTATCCGTTTACAAAAGAAATATTTCAATTTTATAATGCTTCTGGTACTATTTTAGAATATTCGATTGAGTATTATAAAATACGTGTTTTTGGTTTTCCGTTTACACTATTTGTAATCGCAGTTTTTGGTACGTTTAGAGGGTTGCAAAACACTATGTATCCAATGTTAATCGCCATTATCGGTACTGTTATAAATATCTTATTAGATATTGTTTTAGTATATGGTGTTGAAGGGTATATACCAGCAATGAATATTAAAGGAGCTGCTTATGCCAGTGTAATTGCACAAATTATTATGGCTATTGTAGCAGGGTATTTATTATTAACTAAAACACAAATATCATTAAAATTTACTTTGCCTTTTAATAAAGAGATTCCAAGGTTTATAACTATGATTTTAAACTTATTTGTTCGTACCATCGCTTTAAATACAGCATTATATTTTGCAACTTCTTATGCGGCCTCTTACGGTAAAGAATACATAGCCGCCTATATAATAGGGTTTAATTTATGGTTGATGGGGGCTTTTATGATTGACGGGTATTCATCTGCAGGAAATATATTGTCTGGTAAGTTATTAGGAGCAAAATCATATACAACTTTAGTAAAACTAGCAAACAACTTAATTATTTATGGACTCGCTTTTGGAGCGGTTCTAGCGCTTTTCGGATTTTTGTTTTATGATTATATAGGAAGCGTATTTATAAAGGAACAACAAGTTTTGGAAGAGTTTTATGCTACTTTTTGGATTATTCTTGTAATGCAGCCTATTTGTTCCATTGTCTTTATTTATGATGGAATGTTTAAAGGAATGGGAGAAATGAAATATTTACGAAATGTATTATTGTTATCTACAGCATTCGTATTTATTCCAGTTCTATTAATCTTGGATTCTTTGGGTTATAAGTTATATGCGATTTGGATTGCTTTTTTTGCATGGATAATAGCTAGGGGGGTTCCTTTAATTCTTAAATTTAGAAATACGTTTTTATCTCGTTCTCAAAAAGAGTAA